The Toxoplasma gondii ME49 chromosome XII, whole genome shotgun sequence genome includes a region encoding these proteins:
- a CDS encoding hypothetical protein (encoded by transcript TGME49_247050) — protein sequence MARYEAVGNMGEPAPESRFSLVSPRETVEEAMSPFRHSSLSPLGQAASPFLSPIPSLSSSPSSSPFRLWAQAGEYDEHCRRASPGPNSAPASQSPRASQRGPLNPRRSRGEPRFGCSAPTGPPATDLLQAKAFFPRRPRESQTSADARASVRQPRNSFSFPPVVPESPFCKVGASSLSLLSKKPPAQTPFRVPSALAASPVSDAHVPVGEATHPSASAGARAAPSASPLRAPFSVSPSRFNGLHGTPGRGPLLLSELDTPFHLVRMNKGTTFLAGRHAKTVFQPSPSPGTGGPSATEASRESLEAPAQRPPTSVSGGGEELKREQGGPPGAAVGTLEAGVRLENFEGDGGRDARAGRDGRRDEDARQPSRFGLRASRTADSRETEREKRTEAGESFVGFYTSAEKQEVRLTEERRQKDPCEGFQDSFSRFSPHSGAPPLDQSRFPRHFESRGDGPFSASPVQTEAPRGLAGTAASRANGDSGQETAAETESSSPGNAILFSVPSPTTAAAAEILRSRQLLQKAERMLRAATVVAPREKPEEGRRSFSEPRPQSSVSGLPRPSDEENVIYAPAGAHAWSVSPPAAGHSPQSAAPAAEATNAALSRGVLTPNGSSRADPAATAPPSGQTREDLSACARREAEPRRERRQEEAQASSGYCVADRDAPFSRMNASEESLTLLETQEGSGGNPLLGSWLLSHAEIARERHTGKEEGKTAGAGQSAGVQEEPKSDGAPKQQPSRCTTAGSEPLSSSSSGIVSAVPPGCVRSSPQRQRSRLGIRPRAAHTRDFDGALFYSSLPQMGLEVGFSHDAQAPAERRGFSGTRTQSAFFLSVDSRVAEAKSQSTAAPSGDLPGLGSSAWLPTEAAHRLQCSDTPEAGMPAIALPPARSREGRERPDGAHAFLRATEAERAEEGASRHSEAAVSQEAPSVSGASAGLACSRAGHREEEGEAGAGARWGERSQAGERTEAYGEIGQRHPDGEVSRAEVEQHTTSHSSSRSGSFSAHSQQVLGLHASSPVFRHSPFPLSPRETGDRGEHPLARTADFGVPATDTENTSPLSFRSASSKSISSSPSSLYHRGLAAREHFSFSFFSPFRERSRKGEAGAHSGGTSPATGSTSPHLESDADGRGVQTPEGVGERETAGQRDSRLRDQPADHSDFAASGQELQDTRAFGGYSVPPASLHPGAQLARETGTSPSVSEFPRHACHNHEGYRDSEAGRGTAVFPVSPLPGSAPHRSAQREETATKQYEETRGDPEDAETAGAYLSGRGRVERWRGRGLEGERDSVLTEELRESTHGYPNFRSSGLPAASASARRAAGPLTAQAEVEEEGWEGQEMAEKRIWEGREGQDGRLHGARGRDPCSPASADPREREVGGRFDTLSPSARAIGFPPLSRSGEVHVHPGGRGPATRAAPHGFVGREEHPHFGRQTSLFEQSLQAFQEDFLEPSEHASASSSVSRFQTVYRESQRRDGRSTGVASDGGESAGASWRGPAESARFGAEARVSLSAFAADAHGCLESDAPEDAFEEDDLSHILPMVQFVNAELLAAGFEVLPAPFPPSTAPRQRGPDGFGPGEERLFHVNERVPLGVDGSDGRPMQAATDTQLTSPSAGRLRGPRLTADAAAYGRHAEGEHRVGQGRGRGAEDAEAGATVERETAVQRLALEENGGGAEEQRGAREIDSQARAALLYDTALTVPKNATDEAYIQSEVYVHRVLEAMTDKLHEVLAAYRTRGERMGELRREASTAAGLVAKCNGLQEEKEEAAKQISLLRNRVSELEREKAELSVAAEGHAGLLARLQEAEKTAQTLRGQARLQRTQLRQKEIEKERLAERLETVLREEQNREARARRALENLVSPASFALTPRGERGEKRDGFARRVDRGMALTGKNANKVLVEVARHYEGKVKALQREVASLAHALEVSVHPRDSGDTGGNERRRCGGPLFFDEEETAVCMHFTTVGTHPETWREQKKRQASWSRRGFEKLRISGSVPSLLKADHGVASAVWTAEFTQKEQGKEEHEMGRGSAADSERTGVDAVALASQRRSRSVAASTSRETETSEFGGRTRFSLSCCSEGRGTRRQQRSRFDERLCQTNAFMEADLQDISRILEHFKNEKLRLETRLSRSRCAEEETQQRLRGRIVELENRVEELEADLRTRPTLDAHRLLQQQLLDLQDELNPKKQESWRHADPRSLMRQDRLQRTLRSSTVGLRNEDHAALLQTCCLAANCSHPEKLPAVIQRLIATSHKLPPLECFFEFVALLAVGRLPTPSEADVILSSLVAMSVARHAHRNYTQLRRAFAQAVERDSTKPARSSWSFAPLDEELEDLQARHSQQIQRLQQTQLAVSSSGVYGNDEREQRVKATLSLLRTQHRDAVALFQKAAQEETQALWCLLPPRPAVGRGGVSAAGEIGDSDGDETTSREEKELVRVLQKRLVFASAEECADKVQAALGRVDALAGFFRILCEMLQIPTSGATFAQVEAAVSNLVKENQQQHALLEEQQKHLLRQQSLLLSLHHSASSPLPTIRESKGEDEEEERESSPQTGILLRHEIAQHSRDNAGANSVERHGGDPRDVCPDAEANEAERSKREGEQEKTERDAHAAAAVATVNALQQLLKVDRVTLILPKLSEILGRVQRLTNAPAVSPELSAAYSASPRQGPNEEDE from the exons ATGGCCCGGTATGAGGCGGTAGGAAACATGGGGGAACCGGCCCCCGAGAGTCGTTTCTCTCTAGTCTCCCCGCGAGAAACTGTCGAAGAAGCGATGTCTCCGTTTCGccactcttctctgtctccgctgggCCAGGCGGCCTCCCCGTTTCTGTCGCCcattccctctctttcttcgtcgccctcgtcttctccctttcgaTTGTGGGCACAAGCTGGCGAGTACGACGAGCACTGTcgtcgcgcctctccaggTCCGAACTCTGCGCCTGCTTCTCAGTCGCCTCGTGCGTCTCAGCGAGGGCCGTTGAACcctcgaagaagccgaggagagCCTCGCTTTGGATGCTCAGCTCCGACCGGCCCCCCCGCGACCGACCTCCTCCAGGCGAAGGCCTTTTTTCCGCGTCGGCCGCGAGAGTCCCAGACTTCAGCCGACGCACGCGCCTCCGTTCGGCAGCCACGAAactccttctcgtttcctcccgtGGTTCCCGAGTCCCCGTTCTGCAAGGTCGGcgcctcctccctctcgctgctctcgaaGAAGCCCCCCGCGCAAACGCCTTTCCGCGTCCCCTCCGCACTCGCTGCCTCGCCCGTGTCGGATGCACATGTTCCCGTAGGCGAGGCGACGCATCCGTCCGCGTCGGCCGGTGCCCGAGCGGCGccctcggcgtctccgcttcgTGCGCCTTTCtcagtgtctccgtcgcggTTCAACGGTCTCCACGGAACTCCCGGGAGAGGCCCGCTGTTGCTGAGTGAGTTGGACACCCCCTTCCACTTGGTCCGGATGAACAAGGGGACCACGTTTCTCGCAGGAAGGCATGCAAAGACTGTCTTCCAGCCGTCGCCGAGTCCTGGCACCGGGGGTCCCTCGGCCACCGAGGCATCGCGAGAATCGCTGGAGGCGCCTGCGCAGAGGCCTCCGACGTCTGTGTCGGGTGGAGGCGAGGAACTCAAGCGAGAGCAAGGAGGTCCCCCCGGGGCTGCGGTGGGGACTTTGGAGGCGGGGGTGAGGCTGGAGAACTTTGAGGGAGATGGAGGAAGAGATGCGAGGGCTGGAAGGGACGggaggcgagacgaggaTGCGAGACAGCCAAGTCGCTTCGGACTGCGAGCGTCGCGTACAGCAGACTcaagagagactgagagggagaagaggaccgAGGCTGGTGAATCTTTTGTCGGGTTCTACACATcagcagagaaacaagaagtTCGGCTgactgaagaaagaaggcagaaagatCCATGCGAGGGTTTCCAGGACTCCTTCTCCCGATTTTCACCTCATAGCGGAGCTCCACCTCTGGACCAGAGCAGATTTCCGCGGCACTTTGAGTCGAGGGGCGACGgtcccttctctgcctctcccgtCCAGACAGAAGCCCCGCGGGGCTTGGCAGGAACCGCCGCGTCGAgggcgaacggagacagcgggcAAGAGACGGCTGCAGAAACGGAGTCGAGCAGTCCAGGCAATGCAATTCTGTTTTCGGTGCCGTCGCCGACGACGGCGGCAGCCGCGGAAATCCTCCGTTCTCGTCAACTCCTGCAAAAAGCCGAACGCATGCTTCGTGCGGCGACCGTCGTGGCTCCCAGAGAGAAGCCCGAGGAAGGTAGACGAAGCTTCAGCGAACCGCGACCGCAGAGTTCTGTCTCGGGGCTGCCGAGGccgagcgacgaggaaaatGTCATCTACGCGCCGGCGGGCGCCCACGCCTGGAGTGTCAGTCCACCAGCGGCCGGACACTCGCCTCAGAGCGCCGCTCCCGCGGCAGAGGCGACTAACGCGGCCCTGTCTCGGGGTGTACTTACACCTAACGGGAGCAGCCGCGCGGACCCTGCGGCGACTGCTCCCCCGTCTGgacaaacgagagaagacctCTCCGCCTGTGCGCGGCGCGAGGCCGAGCCGCGccgcgaaaggagacaagaggaagcacaggcgagctcaGGCTACTGCGTCGCCGATCGGGACGCTCCGTTTTCTCGCATGAATGCGTCGGAGGAATCGCTGACACTGttggagacgcaggaaggGTCTGGAGGCAATCCGCTTCTCGGAAGCTGGCTCCTCTCCCACGCAGAGATTGCCAGAGAAAGACATacaggcaaagaagaagggaagacggCAGGGGCGGGCCAGTCCGCCGGCGTCCAGGAAGAACCCAAGAGCGATGGGGCCCCCAAACAACAGCCAAGCAGATGCACAACTGCCGGATCAG agcctctgtcgtcttcgtcgtctggaATCGTCTCGGCTGTCCCGCCAGGGTGCGTAAGAAGCtcgccgcagagacagcggagccGGCTCGGGATCAGGCCTCGTGCGGCGCATACGAGAGATTTCGACGGCGCGCTGTTTtattcgtctctccctcaaATGGGCCTCGAGGTGGGTTTCTCGCACGACGCGCAGGCGCCTGCCGAGCGGAGAGGTTTTTCCGGGACCCGCACGCAGTcggccttctttctgtctgtcgacTCGCGCGTCGCAGAGGCGAAAAGCCAGTCCACGGCAGCCCCATCTGGGGATCTGCCGGGGCTGGGCAGCTCCGCTTGGCTCCCCACCGAAGCGGCGCACAGGCTGCAGTGTTCAGACACCCCAGAAGCCGGCATGCCCGCGATCGCGCTGCCACCGGCGCGATCGCGGGAAGGGAGGGAGCGGCCAGACGGGGCGCATGCTTTTTTGCGAGCAACCGAGGCAGAGCGAGCAGAGGAGGGCGCGTcgagacacagcgaagcagcCGTTTCCCAGGAGGCGCCGTCGGTTTCAGGAGCCTCCGCGGGCCTTGCGTGCAGCAGGGCAGGGCatcgcgaagaagagggtgaGGCCGGCGCCGGCGCACGGTGGGGGGAGAGAAGCCAAGCTGGGGAACGAACAGAGGCGTACGGAGAGATCGGTCAAAGGCATCCCGACGGAGAGGTTTCAAGGGCCGAGGTTGAGCAACACACCACGTCGCACTCGTCCTCGCGTTCGGGCTCCTTCTCGGCTCACTCTCAGCAGGTTCTGGGGCTGCATgcgagctcgcctgtctTCCGGCACTCGCCTTTTCCACTGTCGCCTCGAGAGACTGGAGACCGTGGGGAACACCCCCTCGCACGAACTGCGGATTTTGGGGTTCCCGCGACGGACACCGAGAACACCTCGCCCCTCTCGTTCCGGTCCGCGTCTTCAAAAAGCATTTCGTCCTCGCCCTCGTCGCTCTACCACCGCGGCCTCGCCGCGCGCGAGcacttctccttctccttcttctctccctttcgaGAGCGCAGCCGGAAAGGCGAGGCTGGTGCCCACTCTGGCGGGACATCCCCGGCGACGGGGTCCACGTCTCCACACCTGGAGTCCGACGCCGATGGACGGGgagtacagacacccgagggGGTGGGTGAGCGTGAAACCGCCGGGCAGCGAGACTCCCGTCTTCGGGACCAACCCGCAGACCATTCGGACTTTGCGGCTTCGGGTCAAGAGCTCCAGGACACACGGGCCTTCGGAGGCTACTCGGTGCCCCCTGCTTCCCTGCACCCCGGCGCGCAGCttgcgcgagagacaggaacatCGCCGTCTGTCTCAGAGTTTCCTCGACACGCCTGCCACAACCACGAAGGGTACAGGGACAGCGAAGCCGGCAGAGGTACTGCGGTTTtccccgtgtctcctctcccagGCAGTGCACCCCACAGATCGgcccagagagaggagacagccacGAAGCAGtacgaggagacgcggggcgacccagaagacgcggagacagctggtGCCTACTTGTCGGGCAGAGGACGTGTCGAGCGGTGGAGGGGGCGAGGACTCGAGGGTGAGAGAGATAGCGTTCTCACTGAAGAACTACGCGAGTCCACACATGGGTACCCGAACTTCCGCTCCTCTGGGCTCCctgctgcctctgcgtctgcgcgaAGAGCCGCGGGGCCTCTGACTGCTCAGgcggaagtcgaagaagaggggtGGGAAGGTCAGGAAAtggcagagaaaagaatcTGGGAGGGGCGAGAGGGGCAGGACGGTCGTCTGCATGGAGCACGAGGCCGCGATCCGTGTTCTCCGGCAAGCGCAGATcccagagagcgagaggttGGCGGACGCTTCGACACTCTCAGCCCGAGTGCGCGAGCTATCGGCTTCCCACCCCTCTCTCGGAGTGGTGAGGTGCATGTACACCCGGGAGGCCGGGGGCCAGCGACCCGCGCCGCGCCGCATGGCTTCGTGGGACGAGAGGAGCATCCACACTTCGGCAGACAGACCAGTCTTTTCGAACAGAGCCTGCAAGCGTTCCAGGAAGACTTCCTCGAACCTTCTGAGCACGCAAGTGCatcttcgtctgtgtctcgtttcCAGACCGTCTACAGAGAAAGTCAGCGAAGGGACGGTAGGTCTACGGGTGTGGCCAGCGACGGTGGGGAAAGCGCCGGGGCTTCTTGGCGAGGGCCTGCAGAGAGCGCGAGGTTCGGGGCGGAGGCCCGAGTTTCACTCTCCGCTTTCGCCGCCGACGCTCACGGTTGCCTTGAGTCAGACGCCCCAGAAGACGCCTTTGAAGAAGATGATCTGTCGCATATCCTCCCCATGGTCCAGTTCGTGAACGCAGAGCTTCTCGCGGCCGGCTTCGAGGTCTTACCTGCACCATTCCCGCCCTCCACCGCGCCTAGGCAGCGGGGCCCTGACGGATTCGGtccaggagaagaaagactctTTCATGTGAATGAAAGAGTGCCTCTAGGAGTGGACGGTTCAGACGGAAGACCCATGCAAGCAGCGACCGACACGCAATTGACCAGCCCCTCTGCAGGTCGCTTGCGGGGTCCACGACTCACTGCCGACGCTGCGGCGTATGGACGCCACGCAGAGGGCGAGCACAGAGTCGGACAGGGAAGAGGACGCGGAGCCGAGGACGCTGAAGCGGGCGCGACCGTGGAAAGGGAGACGGCGGTGCAGCGCCTGGCATTGGAGGAAAATGGCGGAGGcgcagaggagcagagaggggCGCGAGAGATCGACAGCCAAGCACGCGCTGCCCTTCTGTATGACACCGCGTTGACCGTGCCCAAGAATGCAACTGACGAGGCGTACATACAGtctgaggtgtacgtacaccgcgtCCTCGAAGCCATGACAGACAAGCTGCATGAGGTTTTGGCGGCGTACCGGACGCGAGGCGAGCGCATGGGGGAGCTCCGCAGAGAGGCCTCGACAGCCGCGGGTCTCGTCGCCAAGTGTAACGGCttgcaggaagagaaagaagaggcagcgaagcAG ATCTCGTTGCTTCGGAATCGCGTGAGCGAGTTggaacgcgagaaggcggagcTCTCGGTCGCTGCGGAGGGGCATGCAGGCCTTCTGGCGCGTCTGCAGGAAGCTGAGAAGACAGCCCAGACTCTGCGGGGTCAGGCGCGGTTGCAGCGCACCCAGCTGCGGCAGAAAGAAATCGAAAAGGAGCGTCTGGCCGAGAGGCTGGAGACAGTTCTGCGCGAGGAGCAGAACCGCGAAGCCCGCGCCCGCCGCGCCCTGGAGAACCTGgtgtctcccgcgtcttTCGCGTTAACGCCtcgcggcgagagaggcgagaagcgcgacggCTTCGCGCGACGAGTGGACCGTGGGATGGCGTTGACGGGGAAGAACGCGAACAAGGTGCTCGTGGAGGTGGCGCGACACTACGAAGGCAAAGTGAAGGCTCTGCAGCGAGAAGTCGCGTCGCTCGCCCATGCCCtggaggtgtctgtacaccccaggGACTCGGGAGACACCGGCGGGAACGAAAGGCGGCGGTGCGGCGggcctctttttttcgatgaggaggaaacggcagtctgcatgcacttcaCAACTGTCGGCACACACCCTGAGAcgtggagagagcagaagaagcggcaggcTTCTTGGAGTCGCAGGGGGTTCGAGAAACTGCGCATCTCTGGCTCTGTACCCTCGCTCCTGAAAGCCGACCACGGGGTCGCTTCGGCTGTCTGGACTGCCGAGTTCACACAGAaagaacaaggaaaagaagaacatGAAATGGGAAGAGGGTCTGCAGCAGATTCTGAAAGAACAGGCGTTGACGCAGTTGCCCTCGCCTCTCAGAGACGATCGCGGAGTGTCGCGGCGTCGActtccagagagacagaaacgagtGAGTTTGGGGGacgaacgcgtttctctctgtcgtgcTGCTCCGAGGGAAGAGGCACGCGCAGgcaacagagaagcagattcGACGAGCGACTCTGTCAGACTAACGCATTCATGGAAGCAGATCTGCAAGATATCAGCCGCATTCTCGAACACttcaaaaacgaaaaactACGC CTTGAAACTCGATTGTCTCGATCGCGCTgcgcggaggaagaaacgcagcagcGGCTTCGCGGGCGAATTGTGGAG cTCGAGAACCGCGTAGAAGAACTGGAAGCAGATCTCCGCACGCGGCCTACCCTCGATGCTCACCGccttctgcagcagcaactCCTCGACCTTCAA GATGAGTTGAAtccgaagaagcaggagagctGGAGGCACGCAGATCCGCGGAGCCTCATGCGCCAAGATCGCCTGCAGCGCACACTCCGTTCCTCCACAGTGGGGTTGAGAAACGAAGACCatgccgctcttcttcag ACTTGCTGTCTCGCCGCAAATTGCTCCCACCCAGAGAAGCTTCCCGCAGTGATCCAGCGCCTTATAGCGACGTCTCACAAACTGCCTCCTCTGGAGTGTTTCTTCGAG tttgtcgctcttctcgccgttggGAGGCTGCCGACTCCTTCAGAGGCAGACGTCATTCTCTCCAGTCTCGTCGCGATGAGCGTGGCTCGACATGCG cacAGGAACTACACGCAGTTGCGGCGGGCCTTTGCGCAGGCTGTCGAGCGAGATTCGACGAAGCCAGCGCGATCCTCTTGGTCCTTCGCCCCTCTCGACGAAGAACTTGAGGACTTGCAGGCCAGACACAGCCAACAGATTCAGCGTCTCCAGCAGACGCaactcgccgtctcctcgtccGGGGTGTATGGAAACGACGAACGCGAGCAAAGAGTGAAAGCAaccctctcgcttcttcgcacaCAGCACCGCGACGCGGTCGCGCTGTTCCAGAAAGCCGCtcaggaggagacacaggccctctggtgtctcctcccccCGCGCCCCGCTGTGGGGCGCGGGGGGGTGAGTGCTGCGGGAGAGatcggagacagcgacggagacgaaacgacaagtcgagaggagaaagaactgGTGCGCGTGCTGCAGAAGCGCCTTGTCTTTGCTTCCGCCGAAGAATGCGCTGACAAAGTACAGGCCGCTCTAGGACGG GTGGATGCCCTCGCGGGTTTCTTCCGGATTCTTTGCGAGATGCTACAAATTCCAACCTCTGGAGCCACGTTTGCCCAA GTTGAGGCGGCTGTCTCGAATCTCGTCAAAGAGAATCAGCAGCAGCATGCGTTGCtcgaagagcagcagaagcatCTCCTGCGACAGCAAagtcttctgctgtctctacACCATTCGGCCTCCTCGCCGCTGCCGACGATCCGAGAGTCGAagggggaagacgaggaggaagagcgagagagcagccCGCAGACAGGAATTCTCCTCAGACACGAAATAGCGCAGCACAGTCGAGACAATGCAGGAGCTAATTCGGTAGAACGACATGGAGGCGACCCTCGTGATGTGTGCCCAGACGCTGAGGCAAatgaagcagagaggagcaaacgagagggagaacaagagaaaacggagagagatgctcatgcagcagctgcggtTGCAACAGTCAACGCGCTCCAGCAGCTCCTCAAGGTCGACCGAGTGACTCTTATTCTTCCCAAGCTCAGCGA gaTCTTGGGGAGAGTGCAGCGCCTGACGAATGCCCCGGCTGTCTCACCGGAGCTGTCGGCGGCCTACTCGGCGTCTCCACGACAGGGAccgaacgaagaagacgaataa